One Pagrus major chromosome 15, Pma_NU_1.0 DNA window includes the following coding sequences:
- the sertad2b gene encoding SERTA domain-containing protein 2b, translating into MFGKGAKRKLDEDEEGLEGKTLEASVAGGGLGLGPEGLSKVSYTLQRQTIFNISLMKLYSQRPLGEPSLERRVLINNMLRRIQDELKQEGSLRPLLFPPSPPPDDPMDEGYREAPPSFGVLSAAATAQVPQPSALLMPVIAPPPSPHPMVPPNCQASQACPNRVEACPAPLEACLTPASLLEEDGGDSAFCAQSPPTPPLSPPPAQPPPLPSALLSQASSRVPVPAPSIDGFPSALSDMELGPPTAITRTAAANTTTVTTSPAPTPLTQPSHLAPLSPAPTGPPRDCRTMGAKPDAAGVLLAEGRCTELRPMDTLPILPPGGLVDISSSPSSPSSSSSPSGFLSDLALDDVLFADIDTSMYDFDPCTTAGAVGVTAGGGLAKLSPVVTADDLLKSLASPYSGPAPQVSANQPFKIDLTELDHIMEVLVGS; encoded by the coding sequence ATGTTCGGTAAAGGTGCGAAGCGGAAGCTGGACGAGGATGAAGAGGGGCTGGAAGGCAAAACGCTGGAGGCGTCGGTGGCGGGAGGGGGACTAGGCCTCGGTCCGGAGGGCTTGTCCAAGGTGTCGTACACCTTGCAACGGCAGACCATCTTCAACATCTCCTTGATGAAGCTGTACAGCCAGCGGCCGCTTGGTGAGCCCAGCCTGGAGCGTCGCGTCCTCATCAACAACATGCTGCGGCGCATCCAGGATGAACTCAAGCAAGAAGGCTCCCTGCGGCCGCTGCTCTTCCCGCCCTCACCGCCGCCCGATGACCCCATGGATGAGGGCTACCGTGAGGCGCCACCCTCCTTTGGTGTTTTGTCAGCGGCTGCGACGGCACAAGTACCCCAGCCTTCTGCGCTGTTGATGCCGGTGATCGCCCCACCGCCTTCACCCCACCCAATGGTGCCTCCAAACTGCCAGGCATCCCAGGCCTGCCCCAACCGTGTGGAGGCCTGCCCCGCCCCTCTAGAAGCCTGCCTCACTCCAGCCTCTTTACTGGAGGAGGATGGTGGAGATTCAGCCTTTTGTGCTCAGTCCCCACCCACTCCTCCTCTGTCGCCTCCCCCGGCACAGCCACCCCCGCTACCTTCGGCACTTCTGAGCCAGGCGTCCTCCAGGGTCCCTGTGCCTGCCCCGTCCATTGACGGTTTCCCCTCCGCTCTGAGTGACATGGAGTTGGGTCCTCCCACAGCCATAACAAGGACAGCAGCAGCTAATACTACGACCGTGACTACCTCCCCAGCTCCCACGCCACTCACCCAACCCTCCCACTTAGCACCCCTCTCCCCAGCACCCACGGGCCCACCCAGAGACTGCAGGACCATGGGTGCTAAACCAGATGCAGCTGGCGTCTTGCTGGCGGAAGGCCGCTGTACCGAGCTCCGACCAATGGACACTCTGCCCAtactgccccctggtggcctAGTAGACatttcctcttctccctcctccccttcatcctcttcctcaccctCGGGGTTTCTCTCAGACTTGGCGCTGGATGATGTCCTGTTCGCCGACATCGACACGTCCATGTATGACTTTGACCCCTGTACGACAGCGGGGGCTGTGGGCGTGACAGCAGGCGGTGGCCTCGCCAAACTGTCCCCGGTGGTGACAGCAGACGATCTCCTCAAATCACTGGCATCGCCATACAGTGGCCCCGCCCCCCAGGTTTCAGCCAATCAGCCTTTCAAAATTGATCTGACAGAACTGGACCACATTATGGAAGTGTTGGTGGGCTCATGA